In a genomic window of Lepisosteus oculatus isolate fLepOcu1 chromosome 5, fLepOcu1.hap2, whole genome shotgun sequence:
- the selenos gene encoding selenoprotein S isoform X1 — MEVDESTTEIKTETPLKNQDLSFLQQSLGALLCDYGWYLLFGCVALYLLVQQLSKRRAERHGSGPGDVHDPSAVVERQAALEAARRRMQEKLDSKAEQFKEKQKQLEEEKRRQKIKMWESMQEGRSYKGNPKLLHQNTEEASSTTVLKPKTKKPLRDSGFNALTGEGGGSCTWRPGRRGPSAGG, encoded by the exons ATGGAAGTGGATGAGTCGACTACTGAGATTAAAACTGAGACACCTCTCAAAAACCAGGACCTTAGTTTTCTACAGCAGAGTT TGGGAGCTCTTCTTTGTGATTATGGCTGGTACCTGCTGTTCGGGTGTGTTGCTCTTTACCTGCTTGTCCAGCAGCTGAGTAAGAGAAGAGCAGAACGGCATGGATCAGGTCCCGGAGATGTTCACG ATCCTTCGGCTGTGGTGGAGCGCCAGGCAGCTTTAGAAGCCGCCCGTCGAAGGATGCAGGAGAAGCTGGATTCTAAAGCGGAGCAATTCAAAGAGAAACAAAAGCAG CTTGAGGAAGAGAAGAGAAGGCAGAAGATCAAGATGTGGGAGAGCATGCAGGAAGGGAGGAGTTACAAGGGCAACCCCAAGCTTCTGCAT CAGAACACAGAGGAAGCCAGCTCGACAACCGTTTTAAAACCCAAAACCAAGAAGCCACTTCGAGATAGTG GGTTCAACGCTCTAACGGGTGAGGGGGGAGGGTCCTGTACCTGGAGACCTGGCCGGAGGGGACCCTCTGCTGGAGGATGA
- the snrpa1 gene encoding U2 small nuclear ribonucleoprotein A' has product MVKLSAELIEQAAQYTNPVRDRELDLRGYKIPVLENLGATLDQFDTIDFSDNEIRKLDGFPLLKRIKTLLMNNNRICRIGEGLEQSLPNLRELVLTSNNIQELGDLDPLASVKSLTLLSLLRNPVTNKKHYRLYVINKIPQIRVLDFQKVKLKERQEAEKMFKGKRGAQLAKDIAKRTKTFTPGAALQAEKKKTGPSPADVEAIKNAIANATSLAEVERLNGLLQSGQIPGRDKKQGPAGEEEEQEEEEEQMDEDIPVNGS; this is encoded by the exons ATGGTGAAGTTGTCGGCAGAGTTGATCGAACAGGCGGCTCAGTATACAAACCCTGTTCGCGACAGAGAATTGGACCTTCGAG GTTATAAAATCCCTGTCCTGGAAAACCTGGGAGCCACATTGGATCAGTTTGACACTATAGATTTCTCTGACAATGAAATCAGGAAGCTAGATGGCTTTCCCTtgctgaaaagaataaaaacgcTGTTGATGAATAACAACAGGATATG CCGAATCGGTGAAGGTCTTGAACAGTCTCTTCCAAATTTGAGAGAATTAGTCCTCACAAGTAATAACATCCAGGAGCTG GGGGATTTGGATCCTCTTGCATCGGTAAAGAGCCTAACCTTACTgag ccttttaagGAATCCAGTAACCAACAAAAAACATTACAGGCTGTATGTGATCAACAAGATACCACAGATACGAGTGCTGGACTTCCAGAAGGTGAAACTGAAG GAGCGTCAGGAGGCGGAGAAAATGTTCAAAGGCAAACGGGGTGCACAGCTTGCAAAGGATATTGCCAAGAGAACAAAAAC GTTCACTCCTGGTGCAGCCCTccaagctgaaaaaaagaaaaccggGCCATCCCCAGCAGATGTCGAAGCTATTAAG AATGCCATAGCAAATGCCAcatctctggctgaagtggagAGGTTGAATGGACTACTGCAGTCGGGACAGATTCCAGGCAGGGATAAGAAACAAG GGCCGGCaggtgaggaggaggagcaagaggaggaagaagagcaAATGGATGAAGACATTCCTGTTAATGGGTCatag
- the selenos gene encoding selenoprotein S isoform X2 — MEVDESTTEIKTETPLKNQDLSFLQQSLGALLCDYGWYLLFGCVALYLLVQQLSKRRAERHGSGPGDVHDPSAVVERQAALEAARRRMQEKLDSKAEQFKEKQKQLEEEKRRQKIKMWESMQEGRSYKGNPKLLHNTEEASSTTVLKPKTKKPLRDSGFNALTGEGGGSCTWRPGRRGPSAGG; from the exons ATGGAAGTGGATGAGTCGACTACTGAGATTAAAACTGAGACACCTCTCAAAAACCAGGACCTTAGTTTTCTACAGCAGAGTT TGGGAGCTCTTCTTTGTGATTATGGCTGGTACCTGCTGTTCGGGTGTGTTGCTCTTTACCTGCTTGTCCAGCAGCTGAGTAAGAGAAGAGCAGAACGGCATGGATCAGGTCCCGGAGATGTTCACG ATCCTTCGGCTGTGGTGGAGCGCCAGGCAGCTTTAGAAGCCGCCCGTCGAAGGATGCAGGAGAAGCTGGATTCTAAAGCGGAGCAATTCAAAGAGAAACAAAAGCAG CTTGAGGAAGAGAAGAGAAGGCAGAAGATCAAGATGTGGGAGAGCATGCAGGAAGGGAGGAGTTACAAGGGCAACCCCAAGCTTCTGCAT AACACAGAGGAAGCCAGCTCGACAACCGTTTTAAAACCCAAAACCAAGAAGCCACTTCGAGATAGTG GGTTCAACGCTCTAACGGGTGAGGGGGGAGGGTCCTGTACCTGGAGACCTGGCCGGAGGGGACCCTCTGCTGGAGGATGA
- the LOC107076905 gene encoding selenoprotein S-like, whose protein sequence is MEYPLAKTPGPGSGISQDDRLKAARLRMQKQQDALVRQTELEKPSEVCAPSPSVKADSSHNQVLKAERDPREHVAQDDARRAAWLRMQDKMDADAEHHKARLMEEAEKKQQRDKEAEEQKKKEKIEKWEFMQEGKSYRGKAKAAQQETSELAAVPKKTRDKKPLRSNDYNPLSGDGGCGSSWRASRRSGGG, encoded by the exons ATGGAATATCCTTTGGCAAAAACACCAG gcccGGGTTCTGGGATAAGCCAAGATGACCGATTGAAAGCAGCCCGACTGCGTATGCAAAAACAGCAGGATGCCCTGGTCAGGCAAACAGAGCTAGAAAAG CCTAGTGAGGTCTGTGCTCCCAGTCCCTCGGTGAAGGCTGACTCGAGCCACAATCAAGTGCTGAAGGCAGAGAGGG ATCCCAGAGAACATGTGGCTCAGGATGATGCCAGGAGAGCAGCCTGGCTCCGGATGCAGGACAAAATGGACGCAGATGCAGAACACCACAAAGCCAGATTG ATGGAGGAGGCGGAGAAGAAGCAGCAGAGAGATAAAGAAGCTGAAGAGCagaagaagaaggagaagaTTGAGAAGTGGGAGTTCATGCAGGAGGGCAAGAGCTACCGAGGGAAGGCGAAGGCAGCACAG CAAGAGACAAGTGAGCTCGCTGCAGTTCCCAAGAAGACAAGAGACAAGAAGCCTCTAAGGTCAAATG ACTACAACCCCCTGTCAGGAGATGGGGGCTGTGGCTCCTCCTGGAGGGCCTCTCGGAGGAGCGGTGGAGGATGA